The nucleotide sequence agaaaccCCACcaaaggaagaaagaaagggGAAGAAGTTGTGAATGTTGGAAAAGGTATTACTAAAAATGGATAAAGAAAAGAACACAAAGTGAAAGACagttaaaagataatttgtttgagaggaaaggaaagaaaagaatATTGTGGTGGCGTCAAGGTCTACATAATCTAATTCATGTCGTGTTTGGTTTGTCTAAGACCATTGTTAAAGATTTGATTgattattcaacaaaaataataggACCAATTTAGAAGAATTTTCTAAGTCAATTatagaaaattataaattgaaacACAATTCAAAGCCGCCCTcaaatttgatatatataagATGGATTAAATTTGAATGTTACACTGcttaatatcattttattcaatatatattttaaatggattttgttaacgagtgttttgGTGCACTCTTTAACTAttctaaatttaataattatttttttaaaaagtcaactattataatttttaatgtatttaatatacaattttttgttaaaaactgACCTTTTAAAGTACTTAAAGAGAGCCTgaagcactcgttaacattttcatttttaaatttatgtcaACATTATAGATTTTGAGACGTATTCGTATTTTAGTGAGCTCGGAGGAGACCTAACTCGTCTAACATAGTAATATTGTCTTAAAAGCCATTCACTCAATGTTTTAAAAGTcaagaaatttatttatataaaagcaAAATTGCTCCTTTTGGAAACATGTGTTAGCAAAGTCGAAAACAAAATagatagaaaaattaaaaattaaaaaatgtacatttttttatacatCTAAAGGTATATTTAATGCGTCAAGAAAAAGTATATTTAAgtctttttttacttttttaagaGTAACAAAATTCACTAGAAAGGTAAGATAAGTAAATGTACATGGATGTGACTTGTTGATGTAACATTTTTAGAGCATatatttgtaacactttttttCTAATTAAGGAGAAAATGTGATAATAAGGAAGAAAAGGGATTTGTAACTTTTGGTGATGAAATTTTAtgtggaaaaaaaatgtgatgttGGATGAGAAGAAGGTAAAGGAAAAGTGAGACAGAGAAGGAAGGAAGGGTCCATTTGATAGAAATGATGAAATGAAAAAGGGTAAGATATGCATGTGATTGAGAAAAGTAGGTGTGCCTGCTTTCCTATTTTCTTATGGTAAATAACTATGTATGTAcgattcaataaataattaattaatgaagtaCGTTGATATCTAATCATGTTTTAAGGttctttcattttgttttgttgtcttTTAAAATATTGGAAAGGTTACATGGTGAAATAGTCCGTAGGTGAAAAATAGTGAGTGGGGTTATGGAGTATTAACCATACcttcttaaagaaaaataaaagagtattaAAAAATGAGAACTTATACCgtacactcacaaaatgagATGTACctgtattttttcttcataattttataaattaacgatcattttttatgaaataaataactatttatcaatatttatattttatagaacaccatttcataagaaaaaaaatcagttcattgtttataagaatcatagtaatttttttacatattatcgtaaaatataatcaatattctcaattatgagtgctaaaaattcaaaaaaattacttttatttcattaatacttttgatgaataagatttaattattataaataatataaatgatagaaaataatatttttctttaaaaaacaactcatttaaccattaatttaaagagtgagtgtaccggtacactcaaatatattgggtgtaccatagaatttgccttaagAAATAGTTTTCGTAAAACAAATGTTGAAATTGTATGATTGGACGTTTTGATTTGGGTTTTAATCTTGATTTTTCTATTTGTGTGTTTTTGTTTCCAATGATTCTTGTTATTTTGTCTACCGATAAAATAAGATCTCGtcaaagaaaaatttaagaaaaagtttcaaaattttgCTCTCTACTACTAACAAAAGTTTCCTATAGTAAATAGAGGTATTTTCGAAATTGAGTAAGACACGTGGGAAGAGAGTAAGGTGAAAAAaggaaattgtaaaaataacaTTTGTATAGTCATATAGTTTTTATTAGCCTAATGAATATTCCAATCCTAAATTGAATTGACAATCAGTGTTTTTCTCTAGATCCTAATCAAAGAACATTTTCACTCTTTTGGGATCCTCTCTAGATTCTCACAGCAATCATAAAGTGGTGCAAGACATGACTCTTCTTGGCATCCTTTGGAGTAATCTAGTAGTAGATACCAAGTAAAATTATGAATAAGAATAACCTGGTGAAAATCATGTCAAGGGTAATACAAACACTTAATTTTGTGCAGCTTCATGTAGCATGTAGTGTACCATAAAATGAATTGCAAAATGAGTCTCGTTAACGAGTGTTCGGGAGCACTctttaaacatttcaaaataaacaattattttttaaaaaagttaaatgtttcaatttacaatgcattgattatatattttttcataaatagttaTTACTTATGGTCCTTAAAGAATACGCGgagagcactcgttaacatttcccttatacAAATGAATCTACCCTTCTAATTGACTTTGTGCAGTTGGTTACAAGTAATTGTGATTAGCTAAACTAACTATAGGTAACTGCAGTTACTCTAGATGATTTACTGTTACTTTTTACTGTCATTTTATTGTTCTAATCATCCAGTGAAATTGTTACATTTTACTTTCCCTTTATTACTCGTCAGAATTGTATTGTATTTACAAGCACATTCAAAAACTTTTACCAATGTAGATAAGGACTTCACTAACAaaactttttacatttttttgtttaccCTATGTAACACAATAATTTAGCCTTTGGCTATATCCATTCACTACTAGTACTATTTATGTATGTAAAATACATTGGCTAAAggatacaaaaaaattatatatgttatagTTCAACATCCAGATTATACATTCAGCAACAATTAAATGAGGTGAATTTTTCCTCTTCAAGCAAATACCACTAATGTCACTTTGATGAAAACTATAGACTCTATAGCCTCAATAGTGCAAGTTGTATCCTCAATAGATAAGGATTTGTTACAATTATAATAAGCAAAATGAAAGTATATTTCACTTGATTGTAATATGAAATTTTACTCATAGTATCTTCAGACTAGGAAATTTCAATTCAAGCCATGTAAGCTAGATGGATCCACTATTTGCTTTAGAGCTTCTTCAGTTTTGCTTTCAAGTGTGGCTGAAGGGTAACTGCATTGGTAGACATGTCAACCTCGTAACAGAGATCCCCTTCAACTAGTCGGAAACATCTCTTGATCCCAGTAACCTGTATGGAATGCATACAACTTTTTAAGTCTCGACATCACAAACAGAATAAGATGAATTGATCCATTTCAGACCATACTTTCTTCTTTAAGCATTGTAGTGAACATGGTAGCAACATGTTTCTTTGATTTTCTATCGAAGGCGTAGATGAAACAAAACAGTTTCGTAAGAGAGATCTCAAAATAACGACAAGAAAGTGTGATAGATAGGAGTTTCTATCCAAGTTTATGTTAATATCACATCAAAATCTTCTGGCCaaaaagaagtaataaaaatGAGGTATTACTTCACTTTGGATTTTTATACGTAACTTAGTGGTTGAGGGATCAATGATTCATCAATTTTGGTAATGCTAAGCTAATCTTTACAAGAATATCAAAATATCTGAACTAACGTGATTACACGTTATTGTTACTCCCTAAATGTTTATATTCATGTTTTCCTCAAATTAAATTacaagaaaactaaaaatagaTTGAATGATTTAATCTACCAATTGTTTTAATAGCCTGtctcttccttttatctctaTAATGTTCAACTACGACTCAGTATGCTGTAAGTATAGTCCTTGTAGATTGTGATAAAAAATATCTAGAAAGTCAGCCATTGTACCACTTTAACACAAGTTTTTGAAGTTATAGCAGTGAATTCCAGATCATCAATAAGCTGGAACTCTTGTTATCCTCTTCCAGAATCCAAAGCCTTACGTTATTGCCTAGTTCTGTGTTTAACAACTACTACTCCTGGACTCAaaactaaggctttgtttgcgagtttggaggggaagggaggggagggttcagaaaaaaaggaaggagtaagtggaagaaatagaggacaTTGGGAGGAGAGGCTTTGGGgggcttatttttcttcaaaatataaaaccctcctcatttgggggaactaaaaaattctattggaggagggttttggggggtttatatgaatgaattcttcaaatttaatatactccctctggtcctatttataagagaaagttaggtcaacaaaagttaaatgtatttggactgaatttttaactagatacatcaacttttgttgacccaagtttctcttataaataggaccggagggagtatgttgTTATAacattcttaaaattaaaaaatatattaatcatccgcattaatttatcactctctaagaaaacactctttaaaaaaatgtgaaagatttctctatttttcccTATATTTCTATCCTCGCAaagcctttccttcccctcccctccaaactcccaaagaAAGTCTAAGAAAAGAAGTAGTCATTTTTGGTGGACCAAAATATAACTAACCTCACCCTATTCAATGATATTATTCTCAAAATACCCCTTCAATGAAACAAGTTTCcatgaaaaattaaatgaaaagaaagtaTAGTTTGGAAAATGCAATTATCTTTTTACAACatcaagaaaattaaatgaaattaatcacttttcttaatctgtgtaaTTAGTTATTTTTACTAATAATTGAGTCTGGAGGGTGCGTTGATCTAGTCTTAACTTAATTAGTTCCAACCAGACTGCACAAACGAAAAATCAAAGGATAGGCAAAGCAAGGCCAAATAAAACATATCTACCTGCATGAAATTAACCTAAAGGAAGCCATTCAGTTACTATGATATGAGCATGACACATGAGACATTGATATGGATGCATTTGGGAAAGACTATCATGTTAAATCACCTTGGAAGCATTCCCCACCAGTTCACTCTGAAGCTGTATCACTTTCTCTTCAATGCTATATGTCCCTTTCTAGAATTTGATAGCAGAAAATGTCAGGAGCTAACAATGGCAGCCGAAGGAaatcacaaaaagaaaaacagaaagtAATACCATGCCGTTTGGACCTAGAACCGATTAAGTAAGCAAGATTTTAATGTCAAAACTCAACTAattcttagaatttgggttgggcctaactcaaccttacaaaatcagcttgtaaggtgagggttGCCTAAGCTTTATAAACACTACACGTCATATCTCTAGGCAATGTGGGATTAAATTCACCCCTGTACACCAGACACAATGAATCTGTTGGAGGCTTGAATGAAGACAAACCCAAATGCCGCAATAGGCGGCTAGAGGTGGAATTTCCAAAACACCCCGTTATGCCCGGGCCCAATGAGCCTGAAGCGAGGAGTGACGCGGGAATCCCAACATCGGGTCTAGGATATACTTATATACATTGATACCATCTTAGGATATCGATTGACTCTAACTCAACCCTACAAAACTAGCTTATAAGGTGAGGACtaccccacttataaacatattgttATATCGTGTctcatccaatgtgggactcttaacacgcACAAGACTAGACATCTAGAGCATGAACCAAGTGGTGGATAGCAAAAACCTGATAGCAAGTGGCCCAACGGATCATGGattggctctgataccaaatttgAATGTGGGTTTGGCCTAACTCAACCTTATAAAACCGACAAGGTGAGGGCTGCCCAATCCTTTTAAACACTACACAAGCCGTATCTCTAGGCAATGTGAGAACACAATGAAGGGGTTGGAGTTTGCAATAAAAGCAACCCGAATGCCGCACATCGGTGGCTGGGGGGGGCTACAATACAACCCAAATGCCGCACATTGGTGGCTAGGGGAGGACCACAGTAAAGGAAAAATTACGAACATTAATCACCAATAATATAAAACCATGGCCACCCcataattttgtttgatgaaaaagCCAACCCAGATTTTGGAATAACATATCCTAATATGGAAACATGAACAAGAAATAAGTAATCCATTGCATAACTTATACAGCAAAgatattattaatattgatgGAAGAGATGCAATTGCAATTGAAATGTTCTTTTGCAAATGAAGGAAGAGATAAACTCTTCTTCTGGGATTGGTGCTTATTTGTAGTAAATAGAACATGTGTTTGTTACATGGCTTGACAAGTAAGGAATTGGGCTTAGTACAAAAAGCAACTAAATCAACTTGAACCTTCAAATCCACCATTTCTAGGATAAGGAACATAGATACAcacacaaatttgaagccaattaGTCAAACAGTGTTTATccttgaaacaaaacaaaacaaaaattgaaaacaagtAGTACCTGAACTTCAACAAGACCATTACTTTGAGCAATAACAACTTCAATGATCCCATCAGGTTTAGGACGCCAATAACCACTCTCAGCATGCATAGGCTCACCAGAACTAAGTTTCCATGTCTTCTGAGTGTACCCTATCACAGGCTACACCCACCCACCCACCCATTTCACACAATCAATACACAACAACAAAGTTAACAAGAATCAAAACCAACccattaataaaaatgaatactTTGAGAGACCCAAatgaaaattatgaagaaagagagagaaaagcaGCAACCTTGTTGGGTGGATGGTAGAAGTGAAGTTCTTCACCATAGGAGAAGGAGTTGATGGTGGGGTAGCCACCTTCTCCTTGGCCTCTCCATGTTCCGAGAAGGTATGAGAGTGGTGCCACTGCCGGGTGACATACCGGCGGCGAAGATCCCGGTGCCGGAGAGTCATTGTTTGTAtccattt is from Medicago truncatula cultivar Jemalong A17 chromosome 1, MtrunA17r5.0-ANR, whole genome shotgun sequence and encodes:
- the LOC25483066 gene encoding UPF0678 fatty acid-binding protein-like protein At1g79260, with the protein product MDTNNDSPAPGSSPPVCHPAVAPLSYLLGTWRGQGEGGYPTINSFSYGEELHFYHPPNKPVIGYTQKTWKLSSGEPMHAESGYWRPKPDGIIEVVIAQSNGLVEVQKGTYSIEEKVIQLQSELVGNASKVTGIKRCFRLVEGDLCYEVDMSTNAVTLQPHLKAKLKKL